The sequence below is a genomic window from Gammaproteobacteria bacterium.
CCCGATTGTGCAATCAGTTCCGCAATCACGCCGCCCAGGTAGTAATGATCGTCGTCATAGATCACCACGGGCCCGTGCTCGGGCTGCTGTCCCGCAAGAATATCGTCGGGGGTCAGGACCGCCGGATGATCATCCACGCCATCGACCGCTCGCCAGGTGGCCCGGCCCACCCCGTCCCGGCGCCAATGCGCACCAGTCGCGATGGCCACGTGATCAGCCCCAAAGTCACGAATACTGTCAGCGTCCATTTCACTGCCCGGATAAAAGTGGACATTGGCCAGCCGCTGGATCTGGCTGAGTCGGTAGTCAGCCACCCGGCGGTAACTGCTCAACCCGGGCAGTGTGGCCTCCGCAACAACCCGGCCGCCGCCTTCGCCGCTATCCGCCAGCGACACCTCGTATCCCCGTTGCCCCAGGGCGAGTGCCGCTTCCAGTCCGGCAGGACCGGCACCGACCACCAGCACCCGATCTGAGTCGCCCTTGCGGTTCATGGTTTCAGGGTGCCAACCGCGGCGCCATTCTTCCCCCATAGTGGGATTCTGCGTACAGCGTATTGGGCTCTGCGTAAACTCGCCCGAGACGCAGATATTGCAGCCGATACACTCGCGAATGTCTTCCAGCCGGCCTTGCTCAATCTTATTCGGCAAAAAGGGATCGGCAATTGAGGGGCGGGCGGCACCGATCATATCGAGTACACCGCGCTGGATTTGAGCCACCATGGCATCGGCCGAGGTAAAGCGGCCCACACCCACCACCGGCTTGGTCGTCAGCTTTTTCACGAACGACACGTACGGCTCCTGCGCGCCCTCTTCGCCAAAACGGGCCGTGACCGAATCATTGGCCCAGTCACTGACATTCACATCCCAAAGATCCGGCAGCTCAGCCAGCATCTCGACGATCTCACGCCCTTCGGTATCGCTGCAGATGCCGTCGCTGCCCAGCAGCTCATCCACCGCAAATCGAAAAGCCACACCGCAAGTATCGCCCACCGCATCCCGGGTATCTTCCAGCAGTTCGCGGGTGAGCCGCACGCGGTTTTCCAGTGACCCGCCGTATTCGTCGCTGCGCTGGTTATACCGCCGGCTGATGAAATGCATCGGCAGCGTCAGGTTGTGCCCCGCGTACACATACACGATATCGAAACCGGCAGCGCGTGCCCGCAACGCTGCATTGCGGTGCCAGCGGCGTACGTTCGCAATGTCGCGCCGGGTCATGGCACTGGCCTGCACAGGATCGTAACCCACCACTGGCATGTCCGATACCGCCAACACCGGCAAGCGGGAATAGCGATTGGATACCACGTGACCGTTGTGCACCAGTTCAATGGCCGCCAGGGATCCGTGCGCATGCACCGCATCGACCATGATCGCGTGGCGGTGCTGATCTTCGACATCCCACAAGCGGGCCTCGTGGTAGGGCAGCACATCGGAACTCGGGTGAATATCACACTCCTCGGTGGCCACCACAGCCCAACCACCTTCCGCTTTGACACCCCGCATCGCAGCCACCGTATTGGGCATCCCGTGCCCCATGCCATTACAGTGAGGCACCTGATAAAACCGGTTGCGTGCGGTGACCGGGCCGATTTGTACCGGCTCAAACAGAACGTCGTAACGGGGATCTCGGGTCATCGTGTGTTTTGGATCTGTGGGGTACTGTAGTCAGGAGTCGTCAGACGGCGCCGTAAAAAGATCATCCAGCTGTGTACGACTGTCTGATGGGGTTTTGCTTACGCCAGCGTCCGTGCCAAAAAGCGTATTCAGTTCGGCGTGGTGATCTGCTGATGGTGCTGTCTCGCCCGGCTCAACAAATTCGCGTCGTAACTTGAACCAGTCACAGAAATTGGCTTTCTCCCGCTCACTGTATGATTCAGCCCTGGGTTCGTCGCAATCAGCGCGCAGCCGGGGGTTAAAGTAACTGCACTGCCGGCAGCAATGCAGTTGGGCCCGGCAGTGGCAACACTCGGCATAGGTCGACAGCGGTAACGGCTGGTCGGTGACCACCGCACCGCAGTGCCAGCAAATCCAGTTGGAACTCATCAGGCGTTATTGCTTTTTAGGTCGTTCAATATCTAGCAGTCGGTCCAGAAGTTGATGCCCACACCTAACGTACCCGCCACTCATTTTTATTAAGAATGTATCTTGGATGTGAAGGCCCAGGCCGCATGTGTACGAGAATCATAAAGACTGTTCGTTTAAGTAGTT
It includes:
- a CDS encoding FAD-dependent oxidoreductase; this translates as MTRDPRYDVLFEPVQIGPVTARNRFYQVPHCNGMGHGMPNTVAAMRGVKAEGGWAVVATEECDIHPSSDVLPYHEARLWDVEDQHRHAIMVDAVHAHGSLAAIELVHNGHVVSNRYSRLPVLAVSDMPVVGYDPVQASAMTRRDIANVRRWHRNAALRARAAGFDIVYVYAGHNLTLPMHFISRRYNQRSDEYGGSLENRVRLTRELLEDTRDAVGDTCGVAFRFAVDELLGSDGICSDTEGREIVEMLAELPDLWDVNVSDWANDSVTARFGEEGAQEPYVSFVKKLTTKPVVGVGRFTSADAMVAQIQRGVLDMIGAARPSIADPFLPNKIEQGRLEDIRECIGCNICVSGEFTQSPIRCTQNPTMGEEWRRGWHPETMNRKGDSDRVLVVGAGPAGLEAALALGQRGYEVSLADSGEGGGRVVAEATLPGLSSYRRVADYRLSQIQRLANVHFYPGSEMDADSIRDFGADHVAIATGAHWRRDGVGRATWRAVDGVDDHPAVLTPDDILAGQQPEHGPVVIYDDDHYYLGGVIAELIAQSGQSVTLVTPGPEVSHWTQNTMEQHRIEQRLIESGVDLVCKQVLAGVSADAVEISCITSERRRALPCAALVLVTARLPDNALYFALAGADEDQLETLPFSLTRVGDCMAPGTIAAAVYDGHRYARELDALPDPDAVPFKREYSLIQNALT